One Candidatus Margulisiibacteriota bacterium DNA window includes the following coding sequences:
- the speB gene encoding agmatinase has product MNTFLEIEPEYSRYDDSKIVVISAPYEKTTSYGKGTKNGPAAILKASQIVEDYDIEAGFEPCKKLGIHTLPALRLSNDPHGTVYRTVKKILADKKIPALLGGEHSISFGAIKAAKEAYPDLSVLQFDAHSDLRDSYHGDKHSHASIMRRAREMCPAVQVGIRSQDLEEVYYLKEAGLMGSIFYTHEFDASRIPEMVKQLSGNVYITFDVDVFDPSVMPGTGTPEPGGLLWYDCLKILKEVILSKNIVGFDVVELSPKKGMEHCDFTAAKLVYKMISYLSMKP; this is encoded by the coding sequence TTGAACACTTTTCTCGAAATAGAACCGGAATATTCAAGGTATGATGACTCCAAAATAGTTGTCATAAGCGCCCCTTACGAAAAGACCACTTCCTACGGAAAAGGGACAAAGAACGGACCGGCCGCCATCTTGAAGGCCTCCCAGATAGTGGAGGATTATGACATTGAGGCGGGATTTGAGCCGTGCAAAAAACTTGGGATCCACACGCTGCCTGCGCTAAGGCTTTCAAACGACCCTCACGGAACTGTGTACAGAACCGTAAAGAAGATACTTGCCGACAAAAAGATCCCTGCCCTTTTGGGAGGGGAGCATTCCATAAGTTTTGGGGCCATAAAAGCCGCAAAAGAAGCGTACCCGGACCTTTCGGTCCTTCAGTTTGACGCGCATTCGGACCTAAGGGATTCTTATCACGGGGATAAGCACAGCCACGCTTCCATTATGCGCAGGGCAAGAGAAATGTGTCCCGCGGTTCAGGTTGGAATACGCAGCCAGGACCTGGAAGAAGTTTACTATCTTAAAGAGGCAGGACTAATGGGCAGCATTTTCTACACCCACGAATTTGATGCGTCCAGAATACCTGAAATGGTCAAGCAGCTGAGCGGCAATGTTTATATCACATTTGATGTTGATGTATTTGATCCCTCCGTGATGCCGGGCACGGGAACGCCGGAGCCCGGAGGACTCCTCTGGTACGATTGTCTTAAGATCCTAAAAGAGGTCATACTAAGCAAAAACATTGTCGGGTTCGATGTGGTAGAGCTATCGCCCAAAAAAGGAATGGAGCACTGCGACTTTACCGCCGCAAAGCTGGTCTACAAGATGATCTCTTATCTTTCCATGAAGCCATAA
- the speD gene encoding adenosylmethionine decarboxylase yields the protein MKKDKVEYGFGPHLMVDCYGCNKEKLSDIDLIFNALDTMPEQIGMTKIMPPYVFKYQGAVPEDWGVSGVVLIAESHITIHTFPDKLHAFIDIFSCRDFDTAPATAFVIDLFEAANYDVQLSTRGMEFPHNIQKAAEIVTKERRTIQPLPAGRQADLPRVYN from the coding sequence TTGAAAAAGGACAAGGTTGAATACGGGTTCGGCCCGCACCTTATGGTGGACTGTTACGGCTGCAATAAGGAAAAACTCTCGGACATAGACCTTATCTTTAACGCGCTTGACACAATGCCCGAGCAAATTGGGATGACCAAGATCATGCCGCCCTATGTGTTCAAATACCAGGGCGCCGTGCCGGAGGACTGGGGCGTTTCGGGAGTGGTCCTGATAGCGGAGAGCCACATTACTATCCACACCTTTCCGGACAAACTTCATGCCTTTATCGACATCTTTTCGTGCAGGGATTTTGACACCGCGCCGGCCACGGCTTTTGTCATCGACCTTTTTGAAGCGGCCAATTACGATGTCCAGCTCTCCACCAGAGGGATGGAATTCCCTCACAACATACAAAAGGCTGCGGAGATAGTGACCAAAGAGCGCAGGACCATCCAGCCCCTGCCTGCCGGCAGGCAGGCCGACCTTCCCAGAGTTTATAATTGA